From Spirosoma aerolatum, one genomic window encodes:
- a CDS encoding TlpA family protein disulfide reductase: MLSCPQRPGRLKKIYKAYQPAGLEILTVYSGYGQQVPKELLQKEKLPWLAVIDNGVGESKVSTQVKRTPDNVFFDQNKRIIARDLSPDELATTLSELVKK, from the coding sequence ATGCTTTCATGCCCGCAAAGACCTGGAAGGCTAAAGAAGATTTACAAGGCTTATCAGCCTGCGGGTCTGGAAATCCTTACGGTTTATAGCGGTTATGGCCAGCAAGTACCTAAAGAGCTGCTCCAAAAAGAGAAATTACCCTGGTTGGCAGTCATTGATAATGGTGTAGGCGAATCGAAAGTGTCTACTCAAGTTAAACGAACTCCTGACAACGTATTTTTCGACCAGAATAAGCGGATTATTGCACGTGATCTATCGCCCGATGAATTAGCAACTACCTTAAGTGAACTCGTGAAAAAATAG
- a CDS encoding NUDIX hydrolase: MEYKKELQRLLDDIKTHHLPSVSIDCVIFGFHLGQLKVLLLRWKNTDDWCLPGGRIRKDENMDAAAHRSLRERTGLHEIFLQQFYTFGDINRYRHYSQSETLAKLGLPEDVAKAVVSRDISVGYYALVEFANVVPTPDLFTDECRWWDVQQVPALLFDHNEMITLALKTLRRQLSYQPIGYNLLPDKFTMPDLQQLYETILGESMDRRNFQKRMLGYDILERLDERKTGGAHKAPYLYRFDKVKYEKALESESLFTT; the protein is encoded by the coding sequence ATGGAATACAAAAAGGAGCTACAGCGGCTACTGGACGATATCAAAACCCATCATCTACCATCGGTATCTATCGACTGTGTTATCTTTGGCTTTCATCTAGGACAGCTTAAAGTGCTGTTGCTACGCTGGAAAAATACAGATGACTGGTGCTTGCCGGGAGGCCGTATTCGTAAGGATGAAAACATGGATGCAGCAGCTCACCGAAGTTTGCGCGAACGAACCGGACTCCATGAGATTTTTTTACAGCAGTTTTACACCTTTGGCGACATAAACCGATACCGCCATTATAGTCAGAGTGAAACACTGGCAAAGCTAGGCCTGCCCGAAGACGTTGCGAAAGCGGTTGTCAGCCGGGATATTTCGGTCGGCTACTATGCGCTGGTCGAATTTGCGAATGTGGTTCCTACCCCCGATTTATTTACCGACGAATGCCGATGGTGGGACGTTCAGCAGGTTCCGGCGCTCCTGTTCGATCATAACGAGATGATTACCCTGGCGTTGAAAACGCTCCGCCGACAATTAAGCTATCAACCCATCGGCTATAATCTGTTGCCCGATAAGTTTACTATGCCCGACTTGCAGCAGCTCTATGAAACTATTCTGGGTGAATCGATGGATCGGCGGAATTTTCAGAAACGTATGCTTGGCTACGATATTCTGGAGCGGCTGGACGAACGGAAAACGGGCGGAGCGCATAAAGCTCCTTATCTGTATCGGTTCGATAAAGTGAAATACGAAAAAGCCCTGGAAAGTGAGTCGTTGTTCACGACATAG
- a CDS encoding sugar phosphate isomerase/epimerase family protein yields MSQTRRQFLSQLGMAAAGASLSSALPTETFANMAFKKFSFEMSLAEFSFFPEIMSGKMTNLDFPARAKKDFGINVLEYVSMFFNNKHTDQAYLKDLKQRCDDLGMKNNLIMVDGANIADLDAAKRQKAVEDHYTWVDAAKFLGCTAIRVNLGDSSKAITGVPDDPAEEAAKSAADGYHKLLEYAAKQNMNVIVENHFGNSTDIDWLVGVLKAVNMPNAGLLPDFGNFCRQRSKPETNDIKGIMATKCLQEYDRYEGVKKMMPYAKGISAKTHKFDASGNETETDFRRMFKIIKDAGFKGYVGIEYEGGLMNMYNPTAGYLPVADGIKATKTLLERVRTELA; encoded by the coding sequence ATGTCTCAAACTCGTCGTCAATTTTTAAGTCAACTTGGCATGGCAGCCGCCGGAGCCAGTCTTTCATCGGCTTTACCAACCGAAACGTTTGCCAATATGGCCTTTAAAAAGTTCTCCTTCGAGATGTCGCTGGCCGAGTTCTCCTTCTTTCCCGAAATCATGTCGGGCAAAATGACCAATCTCGATTTTCCGGCCCGAGCAAAAAAAGACTTTGGTATTAACGTACTGGAATATGTGTCGATGTTTTTTAACAACAAACATACCGATCAGGCTTATTTGAAAGACCTCAAGCAACGTTGCGATGACCTCGGCATGAAAAATAATCTGATTATGGTAGACGGGGCGAACATTGCCGATCTGGATGCGGCCAAGCGGCAAAAAGCTGTTGAAGATCACTATACCTGGGTCGATGCGGCTAAGTTCCTGGGATGCACAGCGATTCGGGTCAACCTGGGCGATTCGTCGAAAGCCATTACGGGTGTACCCGACGATCCAGCCGAAGAAGCGGCCAAATCGGCTGCCGACGGGTATCACAAACTACTCGAATATGCTGCCAAACAAAACATGAACGTTATTGTCGAAAATCACTTCGGCAACTCTACCGATATCGACTGGCTGGTAGGTGTTCTGAAAGCAGTGAATATGCCCAACGCCGGTTTGCTACCGGATTTTGGTAACTTCTGCCGCCAACGCAGTAAACCTGAAACCAACGATATTAAGGGCATTATGGCCACCAAATGCCTCCAGGAATATGATCGATACGAGGGCGTAAAGAAAATGATGCCCTACGCCAAAGGCATCAGCGCCAAAACGCATAAGTTCGACGCTAGTGGCAACGAAACCGAAACCGATTTCCGGCGTATGTTCAAAATTATCAAAGATGCCGGGTTCAAAGGCTATGTAGGCATTGAATACGAAGGTGGGCTGATGAATATGTACAACCCAACGGCGGGTTATCTGCCAGTCGCCGATGGTATCAAAGCCACCAAAACACTGCTCGAACGCGTTCGAACCGAACTGGCGTAA
- the moaA gene encoding GTP 3',8-cyclase MoaA — translation MIYDNHNRPITYLRLAVTDRCNLRCFYCMPEEGIKYLPKHQVLTYEEMERLVRILAQLGVQKVRITGGEPFVRAGLMPFLHRLAAIDGLTDLSLTTNGVLTAPHVAAMAALGVRSVNLSLDTLDRERFRTITRRDELPAVLKTLDALLESGIQTKINAVVMDGQNIEDLIPLTELTRRLPVDVRFIEEMPFNGEGSHYPVLNWTHQRIIHEIREHFPDIEKLPDPPFSTSANYQIPGHQGTIGVIAAFSRTFCGTCNRIRLTAQGTLKTCLYDNGVLDVRAMLRTGATDEELTAAFLQAFAHRPRNGFEAENQRVTVTESMATIGG, via the coding sequence ATGATTTACGACAACCACAATCGCCCCATTACGTACCTTCGACTGGCCGTAACCGATCGCTGCAACCTGCGGTGTTTTTACTGCATGCCCGAAGAAGGGATCAAGTACTTGCCCAAGCATCAGGTACTTACTTACGAAGAAATGGAGCGGCTGGTCCGTATACTGGCCCAGTTGGGGGTTCAGAAAGTGCGAATTACGGGCGGAGAGCCTTTTGTTCGAGCGGGTTTGATGCCGTTTCTGCATCGGCTGGCCGCTATTGATGGATTAACCGATCTTTCACTAACCACCAATGGTGTGCTTACGGCTCCCCATGTTGCAGCCATGGCAGCTCTCGGCGTGCGGTCAGTGAATTTAAGCCTGGATACCCTCGATCGCGAACGCTTTCGAACAATTACCCGTCGCGACGAATTACCCGCTGTCCTGAAGACACTCGACGCGCTTCTGGAGTCAGGCATTCAAACGAAAATCAATGCAGTGGTTATGGATGGTCAGAACATTGAAGACCTCATTCCGCTGACCGAGCTTACCCGTCGACTACCCGTTGATGTCCGATTTATTGAAGAGATGCCATTCAATGGGGAAGGTAGTCATTACCCGGTTCTTAACTGGACGCATCAGCGAATCATCCATGAAATCCGCGAGCACTTTCCCGACATCGAAAAATTGCCGGACCCGCCATTTTCCACGTCGGCCAATTATCAGATTCCGGGGCATCAGGGCACGATTGGCGTGATTGCTGCCTTCAGTAGGACGTTTTGTGGCACCTGCAACCGAATTCGTCTGACAGCACAGGGTACACTGAAAACCTGCCTCTACGACAATGGTGTGCTGGATGTTCGGGCCATGCTTCGTACTGGTGCAACCGACGAAGAGCTAACTGCCGCCTTTCTACAGGCATTTGCGCATCGCCCCCGCAACGGTTTCGAAGCCGAAAACCAACGAGTGACCGTAACCGAGTCGATGGCTACGATTGGAGGTTGA
- a CDS encoding DUF2490 domain-containing protein: MRFGLLLYLLLNSCLCLAQDWTFYGFFPAISQSGNLGKKFQYNAYISSTIDAFHQTIAEKGYPATALQYYLQPSLNYKLLPNVQLGVGYAYVKHNLFGLHVNENRLWVQAVATHDVPALGRLKLSHRLRYEERYPLNMKSNQWSYATLFRYQIGANFPLYDPKIKKTGFYASASNEAFLCLTGAINSPISSKNAFYGENWLYGGIGYNTQKFGKIEMGYMFQNLIRNPQQDHRYLHLLQVTWAANFDLSELGVWLYTP; the protein is encoded by the coding sequence ATGCGATTTGGCCTACTTCTTTATTTACTGCTAAACAGTTGCCTTTGTTTAGCGCAGGACTGGACTTTCTATGGTTTCTTCCCGGCCATTTCGCAGTCAGGCAATTTGGGCAAGAAGTTTCAATACAATGCCTATATCTCCTCGACTATCGATGCCTTTCATCAGACAATTGCCGAGAAAGGCTATCCAGCAACGGCTTTACAATATTATTTGCAGCCTAGTCTAAACTACAAATTGTTGCCAAATGTCCAGTTGGGAGTGGGCTATGCGTATGTGAAGCATAACCTGTTTGGTCTGCACGTTAATGAGAATCGCTTGTGGGTTCAGGCGGTAGCTACGCATGATGTTCCTGCCCTGGGAAGGCTCAAATTATCGCACCGGCTACGGTACGAAGAGCGTTACCCGCTTAATATGAAGAGTAATCAATGGTCGTATGCGACCCTGTTTCGGTATCAGATTGGGGCGAATTTCCCGCTTTACGATCCGAAAATTAAGAAAACCGGGTTCTATGCATCCGCGTCCAATGAAGCGTTTCTGTGCCTGACCGGAGCCATCAATAGTCCGATCAGTTCGAAAAATGCCTTTTATGGCGAAAACTGGCTTTACGGTGGAATAGGCTACAATACCCAGAAATTTGGCAAGATCGAGATGGGGTATATGTTTCAGAATCTGATTCGGAACCCCCAGCAGGATCACCGTTACCTACATCTATTACAAGTAACGTGGGCGGCTAATTTCGATCTGTCGGAACTTGGCGTGTGGCTATATACGCCTTAA
- a CDS encoding ABC transporter substrate-binding protein codes for MNTKIRLALDRTPNTNHTGFYVAFAKGAYEQAGLDVTFISPDQENYQIAPSRRVAQNDAHLAITPSESVISYQTNGVPLIAVATILARDVSAIMTLKESGIEHPRELDGKVYASYGARYEEDIIRQLIQNDDGRGQFVAHKSPWANIWRALVTREVDAAWCWLTWEGVKADIDGIDLNQFLFDEYEIPYGYNPVLTAHQDWAEQNADALHRFLEATTAGFRFAMKNPDEAARILIKTANHPTLTNRNFIEQSQQMVSGYYLDGEGHWGFMHRTIWLSFVNWMIRNRMLTDAKGELIQRMDVDALFTNKFLEGIPAGIRL; via the coding sequence ATGAACACGAAAATTCGTTTAGCCCTCGATCGGACGCCCAATACCAACCACACCGGCTTTTATGTGGCCTTTGCGAAAGGAGCTTACGAGCAGGCTGGGCTTGATGTAACGTTTATCTCGCCCGATCAGGAAAATTATCAGATAGCGCCCTCCCGCCGAGTTGCCCAAAACGACGCCCATCTGGCCATTACGCCTTCCGAAAGTGTAATAAGTTACCAGACCAATGGTGTTCCCCTGATTGCGGTAGCCACCATACTGGCGCGCGATGTGAGTGCCATTATGACCCTGAAAGAAAGTGGTATCGAGCATCCGCGTGAACTGGACGGCAAAGTTTATGCGTCGTATGGAGCGCGGTATGAGGAAGATATTATTCGCCAATTAATTCAGAATGACGATGGGCGGGGCCAATTCGTGGCCCATAAATCACCGTGGGCGAATATCTGGCGGGCGCTGGTAACCCGCGAAGTCGATGCGGCCTGGTGCTGGCTGACCTGGGAGGGTGTGAAAGCGGATATTGATGGTATTGACCTGAATCAGTTCCTGTTCGACGAGTACGAGATTCCTTACGGTTATAATCCTGTGTTAACGGCTCATCAGGACTGGGCCGAGCAGAATGCCGACGCATTACATCGATTTCTGGAAGCTACAACGGCTGGCTTCCGGTTTGCCATGAAAAACCCCGATGAGGCCGCTCGTATCCTGATCAAAACGGCGAATCATCCTACTTTGACAAATCGCAATTTTATAGAGCAAAGCCAGCAAATGGTTTCGGGCTATTACCTGGATGGCGAAGGGCACTGGGGTTTTATGCACCGAACTATCTGGTTATCGTTCGTTAACTGGATGATCCGTAACCGTATGCTTACCGACGCTAAAGGCGAACTCATTCAGCGGATGGATGTTGACGCTCTGTTTACGAATAAATTTTTAGAAGGTATTCCGGCGGGGATTCGGCTGTAG
- a CDS encoding sulfatase family protein — translation MKTGHYLIGWLALIVLSVSACKEDKPARPNILFILADDWSYPYAGMYGDHTIKTPNLDKLAQHGTVFTNAYCASPSCTPSRAAMLTGRYPHNLGEGVNLCGRLDYSVPTYVQLLKKEGYAVAFDRKGWAPGDFLKMGYKQNPAGDSAKLGFGPFLDQLPKDQPFFFWFGTNDPHRPFDLGNGKKAGIDPLKIHLPKFLPDVPEVRGDVADYLSEVERLDQEIGDLLKKLEASGELANTIIVVASDNGMPFPHAKANLYDYGTRVPLLISRFSDNETQPKRNDSFVNLIDLMPTFLDWVGVKERPKVDGKSLVPVLTGQTTTHRSEVFLERERHCLCRAEMDAGAGYPMRAIRTADYLYIRNFRPNRMPAGDESIPNTPSVFGDVDGGPTKVYMMDYRNDAAVKSLFALGFAKRPAEELYVLKDDPYNLNNRANDAQLASVKKDLQGRLERWMKDEHDPRLDGGGDQIDRYESTTHAWITRTGIIFWDK, via the coding sequence ATGAAAACAGGCCACTACCTGATCGGTTGGTTAGCACTCATTGTTCTAAGTGTATCGGCTTGCAAAGAAGATAAGCCCGCTCGCCCGAATATCCTGTTCATTCTGGCCGATGACTGGAGTTACCCTTATGCCGGTATGTATGGCGATCATACGATCAAAACGCCAAATCTCGACAAACTGGCGCAGCATGGAACGGTCTTCACCAATGCGTACTGTGCCTCACCTTCCTGTACGCCATCGCGGGCGGCCATGCTGACAGGTCGTTACCCACACAATCTGGGAGAAGGGGTCAATCTTTGTGGGCGGCTCGACTACAGTGTTCCCACCTATGTGCAACTCCTGAAAAAAGAGGGCTATGCGGTGGCCTTTGATCGGAAAGGATGGGCACCCGGCGATTTTCTGAAGATGGGCTACAAGCAGAATCCAGCGGGTGATTCGGCTAAGCTAGGCTTTGGCCCGTTTCTCGATCAGTTGCCGAAGGATCAGCCGTTCTTTTTCTGGTTCGGCACGAACGATCCTCATCGTCCGTTCGATTTGGGAAATGGGAAAAAAGCCGGTATTGACCCGCTGAAAATTCATTTACCGAAGTTTCTGCCCGACGTGCCGGAGGTCAGAGGTGACGTGGCCGATTATCTGTCGGAAGTGGAGCGGCTCGATCAGGAAATTGGTGATTTGCTCAAGAAACTGGAAGCATCGGGTGAACTGGCTAATACCATTATTGTGGTGGCGTCGGACAATGGGATGCCTTTCCCGCACGCCAAGGCGAATCTGTATGACTATGGTACCCGTGTGCCGCTACTGATCAGCCGGTTTTCGGACAATGAAACACAACCCAAACGAAACGATTCCTTTGTCAATCTGATCGACCTGATGCCTACTTTTCTGGATTGGGTTGGCGTGAAGGAACGGCCTAAAGTTGACGGGAAAAGCCTCGTTCCGGTGCTGACCGGACAAACTACGACTCACCGATCGGAAGTATTTCTGGAGCGTGAACGGCACTGCCTGTGTCGGGCCGAAATGGACGCTGGTGCGGGTTATCCCATGCGGGCCATTCGAACCGCCGATTACCTGTATATCCGAAATTTTCGGCCTAACCGTATGCCAGCCGGCGACGAAAGCATTCCAAATACGCCCTCCGTATTTGGCGATGTGGATGGTGGGCCTACCAAAGTGTACATGATGGATTACCGGAACGATGCAGCCGTAAAATCGCTGTTTGCGTTAGGTTTTGCCAAACGACCTGCCGAAGAGTTATACGTACTCAAAGACGACCCCTATAATCTGAATAACCGGGCCAATGATGCTCAGCTTGCCAGCGTAAAGAAAGATTTACAAGGGCGCCTGGAGCGTTGGATGAAAGATGAACATGACCCACGACTCGATGGGGGCGGTGACCAGATCGATCGGTATGAATCGACAACCCATGCCTGGATCACGCGGACGGGTATCATTTTTTGGGATAAATAG
- a CDS encoding ADP-ribosylglycohydrolase family protein, with product MKTVLLSLLAFLPTFTPSTPLPKAGKAATVTLTKTALQNKIKGGWAGQVIGCTFGGPTEFRFTGTMINDYQPIPWYDGYIKKTMIENPGLYDDLYMDLTFVDVFEKKGIEAPVAEHANAYAHADYMLWHANQAGRYNILNGMKAPESGHWLNNPHADDIDFQIEADFSGLMAPGMPNTAVQIGDPIGHIMNYGDGWYGGAYVGAMYALAFVSSDVNYVVNEALKVIPVQSTFHQCISDVIKWHQQFPNDWKRNWFEIQRKWSDEVGCPDGVFRSFDIDAKINSAYIVLGLLYGKGDFTKTMQISTRAGQDSDCNPASAGGILGTILGYDKIPAYWKQGLKEAEDIDFKYTTMSLNDVYAMSLKHALQVIGRNGGNVAGDQITIVTQTPKAVRLEQSFPGHYPVLAKGINKEISNEYSFDFDGIGFVLKGEAKPKAKSSWESTSPFVFDTELYIDGQKVETAKLPTDFTHRRHELFWKYQLPKGKHTVRITVLNPDKDHLIHMGDLLVYSDKLTTK from the coding sequence ATGAAAACTGTTCTATTATCCCTTCTGGCCTTCCTGCCGACCTTTACCCCATCAACTCCTCTACCCAAAGCTGGAAAGGCAGCGACGGTAACCCTGACGAAAACCGCTCTTCAGAACAAGATAAAAGGCGGTTGGGCCGGACAGGTCATCGGTTGCACGTTTGGTGGCCCTACCGAATTCCGGTTTACAGGTACCATGATCAACGACTATCAGCCTATTCCCTGGTATGATGGGTACATCAAAAAAACCATGATCGAAAATCCTGGCCTGTACGACGACCTCTACATGGATTTGACCTTTGTCGATGTTTTCGAGAAAAAAGGAATCGAGGCCCCCGTTGCCGAACACGCCAACGCCTATGCCCATGCCGATTATATGCTCTGGCACGCTAACCAGGCGGGTCGATACAATATCCTGAACGGCATGAAAGCCCCTGAGTCGGGGCATTGGCTGAACAATCCGCATGCCGATGACATTGATTTTCAGATTGAAGCGGATTTTTCGGGGCTGATGGCTCCGGGAATGCCAAACACAGCCGTTCAGATCGGCGATCCGATTGGCCATATTATGAACTACGGCGATGGCTGGTATGGTGGTGCTTACGTGGGGGCTATGTATGCGCTGGCGTTTGTATCCAGTGATGTAAACTATGTGGTCAACGAGGCTCTGAAAGTGATTCCGGTCCAAAGTACATTCCATCAGTGCATTTCCGATGTAATCAAATGGCATCAGCAGTTCCCCAACGACTGGAAACGGAACTGGTTCGAAATTCAGCGGAAATGGTCCGACGAGGTAGGTTGCCCGGATGGCGTGTTCCGTTCGTTCGACATCGATGCAAAAATCAACTCTGCCTACATTGTACTGGGATTACTCTATGGCAAAGGCGATTTCACCAAAACGATGCAAATCAGCACGCGGGCAGGGCAGGACTCCGACTGCAACCCAGCCTCGGCGGGTGGTATTCTGGGTACCATACTCGGTTATGATAAGATTCCAGCCTACTGGAAACAAGGATTGAAAGAAGCCGAAGATATTGACTTCAAATACACAACCATGTCGCTGAACGATGTGTATGCCATGAGCCTGAAACATGCCTTGCAGGTTATCGGGCGAAACGGCGGCAACGTAGCTGGTGATCAGATTACCATTGTCACCCAAACTCCTAAAGCGGTTCGGCTGGAGCAATCGTTTCCAGGCCATTATCCAGTGCTGGCAAAAGGCATCAACAAAGAGATCAGTAATGAATACAGCTTCGATTTTGATGGAATTGGCTTTGTCCTTAAAGGGGAGGCTAAACCCAAAGCTAAAAGCTCTTGGGAGTCCACCAGTCCGTTTGTGTTCGACACCGAGCTGTACATCGACGGTCAGAAAGTAGAAACGGCGAAACTACCTACCGATTTTACCCATCGCCGACATGAATTGTTCTGGAAGTACCAATTGCCCAAAGGAAAACATACCGTGCGGATTACAGTCCTAAATCCAGATAAAGATCACCTCATCCATATGGGCGACCTACTCGTTTATAGCGACAAATTGACTACTAAATAA